A window from Marinagarivorans cellulosilyticus encodes these proteins:
- the coaE gene encoding dephospho-CoA kinase (Dephospho-CoA kinase (CoaE) performs the final step in coenzyme A biosynthesis.): protein MIVGLTGGIGSGKSTVAGLFSKLGIEWVDLDIVARQVVERGEPALTAITQRFSATIPSIQNANGELNRTALRHYIFQHPDEKAWLETLLHPLIQKRSQMLLSKTQSPYVLLISPLLFEKNTPTDKSISIDVDKATQISRATSRDGNTPEQIKRIMATQLSRQERNQRADYIIDNSHSLSDTERQVYAIHQMLISLL from the coding sequence GTGATAGTAGGACTTACTGGGGGTATTGGCAGCGGCAAAAGCACCGTCGCCGGCTTGTTTTCTAAGTTAGGTATTGAATGGGTTGATCTGGATATTGTGGCGAGGCAAGTCGTCGAGCGTGGCGAGCCGGCTCTTACAGCTATTACACAACGCTTTTCAGCCACTATCCCCAGCATTCAAAACGCCAACGGCGAGCTTAATCGCACCGCGTTACGCCATTATATTTTCCAGCACCCCGACGAAAAAGCGTGGCTAGAAACCCTGCTCCACCCGCTCATTCAAAAACGCAGTCAAATGTTGCTCAGCAAAACACAATCACCTTATGTACTATTAATAAGCCCGCTCCTTTTCGAGAAAAACACGCCTACCGACAAAAGCATCAGCATTGATGTTGACAAAGCCACTCAAATATCGAGAGCAACCTCCCGTGATGGCAACACGCCAGAACAAATCAAACGCATTATGGCCACCCAGCTATCCCGACAAGAGCGCAACCAGCGCGCCGATTATATTATTGATAATTCACACAGCCTTAGCGATACCGAACGACAAGTGTATGCTATTCACCAAATGCTAATATCCCTCCTCTAG
- a CDS encoding TonB-dependent receptor, with product MPLRKSQTLAFVISSLAVYGLPAIAQDAPALEEVLVTATKREQSLQEIPLSVAAVTGEKLNDTGTKTLADLTTLVPNIHFTQTGLSTQMRIRGIGSDNSQGFEQSVGVYSDGIFRGRAQLFRAPMFDMERVEVMRGPQSTLFGKNSIAGALDLITAKPTEELTGYLTGSYETEFGAKELTTVVSGPLTDTLRGRIALRKLDDPGYFENTFKGTDEPEQDVTSGRISLEWEPNDQTRILYIGEKSEFDTLGRPIEITKDSPSVIPPSTPGLGVFNGFTYQQILPALGQPTFDAQQDYKRQTNDAEFSENNTSSHTLQMEWDVNGYTITSLTGGVGYDYKENCDCDFTAANIFNLGMEEDYSQYSQEIRIASPLGKTFDWIGGVFFQSYNQNFSDLLRVPGNSTESAENSILPGLVAGATPLAAYEKQYQASLEAGRDEALARMDAQSAADQVTALIPVTTAEFANTGVQRNFEQDSRAQAIFGQVTWNINTDFRMILGGRYTSETKKGQKAVQIMDLATNDVYSSEGVALPPGLLPPALYASDSFKVNAHDISNVRSESAFTPLVIGQWDINEDTSAYASYTKGFKAGGFDPRSNTPFAFEFDEEKATAYELGFKTTTWQDRNEINVALYLTDYEDLQISQFDGAVSFNVGNAKETRVQGLEVDGRVAISNHLVASYGLSLLDFEYKDFQNGNCYFGQAGQDTNSDGIKECDYTGKSGVYTPDYTVNFGFDYRRNLNSALEFAAILDGQFVDGHQVHVNLDPAGEIDAYTMLGLRLQIGGEHWSAAILGKNLLDEAVLTYSANAPLAESTFATNTFYSFVNRPRTVALEASFKF from the coding sequence ATGCCACTTAGGAAATCTCAGACACTTGCTTTCGTTATTAGCAGCCTTGCCGTCTACGGCTTGCCCGCTATAGCCCAAGACGCACCTGCACTTGAAGAAGTTTTAGTGACAGCCACAAAACGCGAGCAATCACTTCAAGAAATCCCGTTATCTGTTGCTGCCGTAACCGGTGAAAAACTCAATGATACTGGCACCAAAACGCTGGCAGACCTTACCACCTTAGTTCCCAATATTCACTTTACTCAAACAGGCCTTAGTACCCAAATGCGGATACGCGGGATTGGCTCAGATAACAGCCAAGGCTTTGAGCAATCGGTTGGCGTATACAGCGACGGTATTTTCCGAGGGCGCGCACAATTATTTCGCGCCCCCATGTTTGATATGGAACGCGTAGAAGTGATGCGCGGCCCACAAAGCACTCTGTTTGGTAAAAATAGTATTGCTGGCGCCTTGGACCTTATTACAGCCAAGCCGACTGAAGAGTTGACCGGTTACCTTACCGGCAGCTACGAAACCGAATTTGGCGCGAAAGAATTAACAACGGTTGTTTCTGGCCCGCTAACCGATACTCTGCGTGGCCGCATTGCATTAAGAAAGCTCGACGACCCAGGCTACTTTGAAAACACATTTAAAGGTACAGACGAGCCGGAGCAAGATGTAACCTCTGGCCGAATCAGCCTAGAGTGGGAGCCCAATGACCAAACTCGCATTTTATATATCGGTGAAAAAAGCGAATTTGATACGCTAGGTCGGCCCATCGAAATAACTAAAGACTCCCCCTCGGTTATCCCGCCAAGCACCCCTGGCTTAGGTGTGTTCAACGGCTTTACCTACCAGCAAATTCTCCCAGCGTTAGGGCAACCAACGTTTGATGCACAGCAGGACTATAAACGCCAAACTAACGACGCAGAGTTTAGTGAGAACAATACAAGTTCACATACACTGCAAATGGAATGGGACGTTAACGGTTATACCATTACCTCTTTGACCGGCGGCGTAGGTTACGACTACAAAGAAAATTGCGATTGTGACTTTACTGCGGCCAACATATTCAACTTAGGTATGGAAGAAGACTATTCACAATATAGTCAAGAAATACGTATTGCCTCGCCACTGGGCAAAACCTTTGATTGGATTGGTGGCGTATTTTTTCAAAGCTACAACCAAAACTTTAGTGACCTCCTTCGCGTACCAGGTAACTCAACGGAGTCTGCAGAAAACTCAATACTACCCGGACTTGTCGCTGGCGCTACGCCATTAGCGGCCTACGAAAAGCAATATCAAGCCTCCCTAGAAGCCGGTAGAGATGAAGCTTTGGCCAGAATGGACGCGCAGAGTGCTGCCGATCAAGTCACCGCCCTAATTCCAGTAACAACTGCCGAATTTGCCAACACCGGAGTACAAAGAAACTTTGAACAGGATTCGCGAGCACAAGCTATTTTTGGCCAAGTCACATGGAATATTAATACCGACTTCAGAATGATTTTAGGCGGCCGCTACACCAGTGAAACCAAAAAAGGACAAAAAGCTGTTCAAATTATGGACTTAGCAACTAATGATGTCTATAGCAGTGAAGGCGTAGCGCTACCGCCAGGCCTTCTCCCGCCCGCGCTTTATGCATCTGATAGCTTTAAAGTTAACGCGCATGACATCTCCAATGTCCGCAGTGAATCAGCCTTTACCCCGCTTGTGATTGGCCAATGGGATATCAACGAAGATACTAGCGCTTATGCGAGCTATACGAAAGGCTTCAAGGCAGGCGGCTTTGATCCGCGCTCGAATACACCTTTTGCGTTTGAGTTTGATGAAGAAAAAGCGACTGCGTATGAACTCGGCTTTAAAACAACAACATGGCAAGATCGTAACGAGATTAACGTAGCACTCTACTTAACCGATTATGAAGACTTACAAATCAGCCAGTTTGACGGTGCTGTTAGCTTTAACGTGGGTAACGCCAAAGAAACACGAGTGCAGGGCTTGGAAGTTGACGGCCGCGTTGCCATTAGCAACCACCTTGTCGCTAGCTATGGTTTATCGCTACTGGATTTCGAATATAAAGATTTCCAAAACGGTAACTGTTACTTCGGGCAAGCGGGGCAAGACACTAACAGCGACGGTATAAAAGAGTGCGATTACACCGGTAAATCAGGTGTCTATACTCCCGATTACACCGTGAATTTCGGTTTCGATTATCGCCGTAACTTAAACTCAGCGCTGGAGTTTGCCGCAATTCTTGACGGACAATTTGTCGATGGGCATCAAGTGCACGTCAACCTAGACCCTGCAGGCGAAATCGACGCTTACACCATGCTAGGGCTGCGCCTACAAATCGGTGGCGAGCACTGGAGCGCTGCAATTCTAGGGAAAAATTTATTAGACGAAGCCGTTCTAACATATTCGGCTAACGCACCATTGGCCGAAAGTACCTTTGCGACGAACACTTTTTACAGTTTTGTAAATCGCCCTCGCACTGTCGCACTCGAGGCATCCTTTAAGTTTTGA
- the prmC gene encoding peptide chain release factor N(5)-glutamine methyltransferase yields the protein MTISEALRLAARLSTVSDSPRLDAELLLAAVSGFDRTYFYTWPERELDSAVAERFLKLLKRREAGEPVAHITGQREFWSLNLAVDSSTLIPRPDTEVLVEVALEHLPEDSARVLDLGTGTGAIALALATERPNAAVKGVDQSADAVALAKANAKRLGLERVHFSQGSWLDAAWLAQVTCQQPFDLLVSNPPYIDENDPHLCEGDVRFEPKAALVAPEQGLADIKAIIALALNILKPAGSLWLEHGWQQAADVQHLLLAAGFKRVETRKDYGGNSRVTGAYRS from the coding sequence ATGACGATTTCTGAAGCGCTGCGGCTTGCCGCTCGATTAAGCACGGTGAGTGATTCCCCGCGTTTGGATGCTGAGCTACTGTTGGCCGCGGTTTCTGGTTTTGATCGTACCTATTTTTATACTTGGCCGGAGCGCGAGCTAGATAGCGCAGTGGCCGAGCGCTTCCTAAAGTTGCTTAAGCGCCGTGAGGCCGGCGAACCCGTTGCCCATATTACCGGTCAGCGTGAGTTTTGGTCTTTAAACTTGGCAGTAGATAGCTCTACGTTAATCCCTAGACCGGATACCGAGGTGTTAGTTGAAGTTGCGCTAGAGCATTTGCCTGAAGATTCTGCTCGGGTGCTCGACCTTGGTACCGGCACTGGTGCAATTGCTTTGGCGCTAGCAACTGAGCGCCCAAATGCGGCGGTTAAAGGCGTAGATCAAAGCGCCGACGCTGTGGCCTTGGCGAAGGCGAATGCAAAGCGCTTGGGTTTGGAGCGTGTTCATTTTAGCCAAGGCAGCTGGTTGGATGCGGCTTGGTTAGCTCAAGTTACGTGCCAGCAACCTTTCGATCTACTCGTGAGCAACCCGCCTTATATTGATGAAAACGACCCCCACTTATGCGAAGGCGACGTTCGCTTTGAACCTAAAGCCGCGTTAGTGGCACCAGAGCAAGGGCTAGCTGATATAAAAGCGATAATCGCGCTAGCGTTAAACATCCTTAAACCCGCTGGTAGCCTATGGCTGGAGCACGGTTGGCAGCAGGCTGCAGATGTGCAGCATTTGTTGCTAGCGGCAGGTTTTAAACGTGTTGAAACCCGTAAAGATTACGGCGGCAATTCAAGAGTAACGGGAGCTTACCGTTCGTGA
- the hemA gene encoding glutamyl-tRNA reductase: MTLIALGINHNTASVEVREAVAFSPEQMTAALRAAVAAVGIKEVAILSTCNRTEVYADTGGGDVGHAELLQWMAEYHNTGYSALEACHYAHEGVEAARHMMKVASGLDSLVLGEPQILGQMKSAYATANDAGSLGSGLHSAFHKVFSVAKRVRSETAIGENPVSVAYAAVSLAQQIFSDLKNDTALLIGAGETIELVARHLVEQGLKHIIVANRTLTNASKLAQQFNGEAILLTDIPDHLHKADIVISSTASPLPVLGKGTVESALKKRRHKPIFMVDIAVPRDIESQVGDLADVYLYTVDDLKEVIDENMRSREQAAQIAAEIIDEGVIRYQQELNSLDAVATVKAYRSVVDELREAELAKAIKTLQAGSDPADVLNQLARNLCNKLMHTPTAQLRKASADGDFDVINTFQTLFDLDVGDPNKPAQGSEDQNSETP; the protein is encoded by the coding sequence ATGACCCTGATTGCATTGGGAATAAACCATAATACTGCTTCTGTAGAAGTGCGAGAGGCTGTTGCCTTTTCGCCAGAACAGATGACGGCAGCCCTGCGGGCGGCAGTTGCGGCTGTAGGCATTAAAGAGGTAGCGATATTATCGACGTGTAATCGCACGGAAGTTTATGCCGATACCGGTGGTGGTGATGTAGGGCATGCCGAGTTATTGCAGTGGATGGCCGAATATCACAATACCGGCTATAGCGCTTTAGAGGCCTGCCATTACGCCCATGAAGGTGTTGAAGCTGCCCGCCATATGATGAAGGTGGCCAGCGGTTTAGACTCTTTAGTCTTGGGCGAGCCGCAAATTTTGGGGCAGATGAAGTCAGCCTACGCAACAGCCAATGATGCTGGTAGCTTGGGCAGTGGTTTACACAGTGCATTTCATAAAGTGTTCTCGGTTGCCAAGCGCGTTCGCTCTGAAACAGCCATTGGCGAAAACCCAGTATCTGTTGCGTATGCCGCGGTTTCTTTGGCGCAGCAAATTTTTTCAGACCTTAAAAATGATACGGCATTGTTAATAGGTGCCGGTGAAACCATCGAGCTTGTTGCGCGCCACTTGGTCGAGCAGGGCTTGAAGCACATTATTGTGGCTAACCGCACTTTAACCAACGCTAGCAAGCTGGCGCAGCAGTTCAATGGTGAAGCCATATTGCTGACGGATATTCCCGATCACCTACATAAAGCGGACATTGTTATCTCTTCAACCGCTAGCCCTTTACCTGTGTTAGGGAAAGGTACGGTTGAGTCTGCGTTGAAAAAGCGCCGCCATAAGCCCATTTTTATGGTGGATATAGCCGTGCCGCGTGATATCGAGTCGCAAGTGGGCGACTTAGCGGATGTTTATTTGTATACCGTCGATGACTTAAAAGAAGTTATCGACGAAAATATGCGCTCACGTGAGCAAGCTGCACAAATAGCGGCAGAAATTATCGATGAAGGCGTTATTCGTTATCAGCAGGAGCTTAATAGCCTTGATGCCGTAGCGACGGTAAAAGCTTACCGCTCGGTGGTCGATGAGCTACGCGAAGCTGAATTGGCTAAAGCTATAAAAACGCTGCAAGCGGGTAGCGACCCGGCTGACGTGCTAAATCAGTTGGCTAGAAACCTATGTAACAAACTTATGCATACCCCAACCGCGCAATTGCGAAAAGCCAGTGCAGACGGGGATTTTGATGTGATAAATACCTTTCAAACCTTATTTGACCTTGATGTTGGTGACCCTAACAAACCAGCGCAGGGCAGCGAAGACCAAAACAGCGAGACACCATGA
- a CDS encoding prepilin peptidase — protein MSLDQFVSLHQTAPWFTLGVVCILGLVVGSFLNVVIYRIPVMLFKEWKEACDEMIANPAEAPLPEGKFNLAIPNSRCPKCNSAIKPWQNIPVVSFLILKGACAKCGEKISTRYPLVELFTGIASLMVLWLLGVTPQAAMALILVWALIALTMIDIDHQLLPDNLTLPLMWLGLLCNLNGLYTDLNSAVIGAMAGYLSLWSVYWLFKLVTGKEGMGFGDFKLLAALGAWMGWEQLPVIIILSSLVGAVFGIAGMIMAGKDKEWRIPFGPYLAIAGAIAFFWGDLITEKYLSLSGLS, from the coding sequence ATGTCACTCGACCAATTCGTATCCCTCCATCAAACTGCGCCATGGTTCACTCTTGGCGTTGTTTGCATTTTAGGTTTAGTTGTCGGTAGTTTTTTAAACGTGGTTATTTATCGCATCCCCGTTATGCTTTTTAAGGAGTGGAAGGAAGCCTGCGATGAGATGATTGCGAACCCGGCAGAAGCGCCACTACCAGAAGGTAAGTTCAACCTCGCCATCCCCAACTCTCGCTGCCCTAAATGCAATAGCGCAATTAAGCCTTGGCAAAACATCCCCGTTGTAAGTTTTTTAATACTTAAAGGCGCCTGCGCTAAATGCGGGGAGAAGATTTCAACCCGCTATCCGCTAGTCGAGCTATTTACAGGCATTGCAAGCTTGATGGTGTTGTGGCTGCTTGGCGTAACGCCGCAGGCCGCTATGGCACTGATATTAGTCTGGGCGTTAATCGCGCTAACAATGATTGATATCGACCACCAGCTGCTACCAGATAACCTCACCTTGCCACTTATGTGGCTGGGCCTGCTGTGCAACCTAAACGGTCTTTATACCGATCTAAACAGCGCTGTTATTGGGGCTATGGCCGGTTATTTAAGCCTTTGGAGCGTGTATTGGTTGTTTAAGCTTGTTACCGGCAAAGAAGGCATGGGCTTTGGTGATTTCAAACTACTGGCTGCGCTTGGCGCTTGGATGGGCTGGGAGCAGCTGCCCGTCATTATTATTCTCTCCTCACTGGTTGGCGCTGTTTTTGGTATTGCAGGCATGATTATGGCTGGCAAAGATAAAGAGTGGCGCATTCCTTTTGGCCCCTATTTAGCTATCGCCGGTGCTATTGCATTTTTTTGGGGTGACCTAATTACCGAGAAATACCTTAGCCTTTCAGGCTTAAGTTAA
- the moeB gene encoding molybdopterin-synthase adenylyltransferase MoeB, translating to MTNTLSDDELVRYSRQILLPQFDVAGQLALKNARVLVVGVGGLGSPVAMYLAAAGVGCIVLADDDVVDGSNLQRQIAHTEANIGRAKVASAKEQLQALNSTIRIETIDRRLEGGALSEQVAQASVVIDCSDNFTTRCAINAACVEQKVPLVSGAAIRFEGQIAVFDSRQKDAPCYQCLYGFVGEQDLTCSQAGVLSPVVGVIGAYQALEAIKLLAGCGSVLAGRVQFFDGLKAQWREFTLKKDAACSVCAGSD from the coding sequence GTGACAAATACCTTAAGTGATGATGAGCTTGTACGCTACAGCCGGCAAATATTGTTGCCCCAGTTTGATGTTGCAGGCCAGCTAGCGCTCAAAAATGCGCGGGTGTTGGTCGTTGGCGTTGGCGGGCTTGGCTCCCCTGTTGCTATGTACTTAGCGGCGGCGGGCGTGGGCTGTATTGTTTTGGCTGATGATGATGTTGTCGATGGCAGTAACTTGCAGCGACAAATTGCTCATACCGAGGCGAACATCGGTCGCGCTAAAGTTGCATCCGCTAAGGAGCAGTTGCAGGCATTAAATTCTACTATTCGCATAGAGACTATTGATCGGCGCCTAGAGGGTGGCGCACTTAGTGAGCAAGTGGCGCAGGCGAGTGTGGTGATTGATTGCAGCGATAACTTTACCACCCGCTGTGCCATCAACGCCGCCTGCGTTGAGCAAAAGGTGCCGCTGGTCTCTGGTGCGGCGATTCGTTTTGAAGGGCAAATTGCCGTTTTCGATAGCCGACAAAAAGATGCTCCTTGTTACCAGTGTTTGTATGGTTTTGTGGGGGAGCAAGATCTAACGTGCTCACAGGCTGGGGTACTATCGCCGGTTGTTGGCGTTATTGGGGCTTATCAAGCTTTGGAAGCGATAAAATTATTGGCTGGTTGCGGTAGCGTGTTAGCTGGAAGGGTGCAGTTTTTTGATGGCTTAAAAGCTCAGTGGCGCGAGTTTACCTTAAAGAAAGACGCTGCCTGCAGTGTGTGTGCAGGCAGCGATTAG
- a CDS encoding type II secretion system F family protein, with protein sequence MATSSTNQVYVYKGVDKKGKKIQGEISGSSPAIAKAALLKQGVKATNVRKKAKPLFGDGGKKITPQDIAIFTRQMATMMKAGVPLVQSFDIVSDGVDNPSLAKLIKAIREDVAAGGGFANALRKQPKYFDDLFCNLVESGEQSGALETMLHRIAIYKEKTEQLKAKIKKALTYPIAVVVVAVIVTGILLVKVVPQFAETFSSFGANLPAFTLFVLGLSNLAQEYWLHFLGVVGVSIFIFSKLKQSNKKFRNLLDRLTLKLPIVGKIVYEAIIARFARTLSTTFAAGVPLIDALTSVAGATGNSIYEDATIKIRDEVSTGTQLNVALRHAKAFPSMLIQMASIGEESGALDEMLDKVASFYEESVDNMVDNLTSLLEPMIMAILGVLVGGLLIAMYLPIFQLGNVV encoded by the coding sequence ATGGCTACATCCAGCACAAACCAAGTATACGTTTACAAAGGCGTTGACAAAAAAGGCAAAAAAATTCAAGGCGAAATATCTGGCAGCAGCCCTGCTATCGCAAAAGCAGCTCTCCTAAAGCAAGGCGTTAAGGCCACTAACGTTCGAAAAAAAGCCAAGCCTTTATTCGGGGACGGAGGTAAAAAGATAACCCCTCAAGATATTGCAATTTTTACACGACAAATGGCCACCATGATGAAGGCCGGTGTACCGCTAGTACAAAGCTTTGACATAGTATCTGACGGCGTTGACAATCCGTCATTAGCGAAGCTAATTAAAGCTATACGGGAGGATGTTGCAGCTGGCGGAGGGTTTGCCAACGCACTAAGAAAACAACCCAAATATTTTGATGATTTATTTTGTAACCTAGTTGAATCTGGCGAGCAATCAGGCGCGTTAGAAACCATGCTACATAGAATTGCAATCTATAAAGAGAAAACAGAGCAGCTTAAAGCCAAGATAAAAAAGGCACTGACATATCCAATTGCAGTAGTCGTTGTTGCCGTGATTGTTACCGGCATCCTCCTAGTTAAAGTCGTACCACAATTTGCTGAGACCTTTAGTAGTTTTGGCGCAAATTTACCCGCGTTTACCTTATTTGTATTAGGGCTGTCGAATTTGGCTCAAGAGTATTGGCTCCACTTCCTTGGTGTTGTTGGTGTCAGTATTTTTATATTTAGCAAGCTAAAACAAAGCAATAAGAAATTTCGCAACTTACTCGATAGGCTGACACTCAAACTTCCTATTGTTGGAAAAATTGTTTACGAAGCCATTATTGCGCGATTTGCGCGCACATTATCTACAACGTTTGCCGCAGGCGTTCCATTAATTGACGCATTAACCTCCGTAGCCGGTGCAACGGGCAATAGCATTTACGAAGATGCGACCATCAAAATTCGCGATGAGGTTTCAACCGGCACCCAATTGAACGTTGCGCTACGTCACGCAAAGGCATTCCCCTCAATGCTTATACAGATGGCGTCCATTGGCGAAGAGTCTGGCGCCCTAGACGAGATGCTCGATAAAGTAGCGTCTTTTTATGAGGAGTCGGTTGATAATATGGTAGATAACTTAACTAGCTTACTTGAACCTATGATTATGGCAATTCTAGGCGTATTAGTAGGCGGCCTACTCATCGCCATGTATCTCCCAATATTCCAGCTAGGCAACGTCGTTTAA
- the prfA gene encoding peptide chain release factor 1 — translation MKPSILEKLQTLTERYQEVGALLGENEIISNQNKFRELSKEYAELEPVVQCFERYEGVQADMDEARAMLDESDPEMREMAKEELDAAQALVEPLEAELQKLLLPKDPRDGKNVYLEIRAGTGGDEAAIFAGDLFRMYSRYAEAQRWQIEVISQNEGEHGGFKEIITRVVGAGVYSKFKFESGAHRVQRVPATESQGRIHTSACTVAVMPEADETAEISINKADLRVDTFRASGAGGQHVNKTDSAIRLTHIPSGVVVECQDERSQHKNRAKAMSLLASKLANSAEEKAAKEMSDERKNLVGSGDRSERIRTYNYPQGRVTDHRINLTLYKLDEVMQGQLNDIVQPLINEYQADQLAALAE, via the coding sequence ATGAAACCCAGTATTCTGGAAAAACTGCAGACCCTGACCGAACGCTACCAGGAGGTAGGCGCGTTGCTGGGTGAGAATGAAATCATCAGCAACCAAAATAAGTTTAGAGAACTCTCGAAAGAATACGCTGAGCTTGAGCCTGTTGTGCAGTGCTTTGAGCGCTACGAGGGTGTGCAAGCGGACATGGACGAGGCGCGTGCGATGCTGGATGAATCTGACCCTGAAATGCGCGAAATGGCGAAAGAAGAGCTGGATGCTGCACAGGCTTTAGTCGAGCCCTTAGAGGCCGAGCTGCAAAAGCTCTTACTGCCTAAAGACCCACGAGACGGTAAAAACGTTTATTTGGAAATTCGCGCAGGAACCGGTGGTGACGAAGCCGCTATTTTTGCGGGTGACTTGTTCCGCATGTACAGCCGTTATGCGGAGGCGCAGCGCTGGCAAATCGAAGTAATTTCCCAAAACGAAGGCGAACACGGCGGTTTTAAAGAAATAATCACCCGCGTTGTGGGTGCTGGTGTGTATTCCAAGTTTAAGTTTGAATCGGGTGCCCACCGCGTACAGCGCGTACCGGCGACCGAGTCGCAAGGGCGTATTCACACGTCGGCATGCACGGTAGCGGTAATGCCTGAAGCGGACGAAACGGCCGAAATTTCAATCAATAAGGCCGACTTACGCGTTGATACTTTTAGGGCAAGTGGTGCCGGAGGGCAGCACGTTAACAAAACAGATTCCGCCATTCGCTTAACGCACATTCCTTCGGGGGTTGTGGTCGAGTGCCAAGACGAACGCTCGCAGCATAAAAATCGTGCGAAAGCGATGTCCTTGTTGGCTTCTAAACTGGCCAACAGTGCCGAAGAAAAAGCCGCAAAAGAAATGTCGGATGAGCGCAAAAACCTTGTCGGTAGTGGCGACCGCTCGGAGCGCATTCGCACATACAATTACCCGCAAGGGCGCGTGACAGACCACCGGATCAACCTAACACTCTACAAGCTTGATGAAGTTATGCAGGGCCAGTTAAACGATATTGTGCAGCCGCTAATTAATGAATATCAAGCCGATCAACTCGCGGCACTAGCGGAATAA
- the yacG gene encoding DNA gyrase inhibitor YacG translates to MTTPSIPCPTCKKTVLMNEQYPHRPFCSKRCQLIDLGEWAAESHRIAGSHNDEDIEHWSEGEQQ, encoded by the coding sequence ATGACAACGCCATCCATCCCCTGCCCAACCTGCAAAAAAACAGTATTAATGAACGAGCAATATCCGCATCGCCCGTTTTGCTCCAAACGCTGCCAACTTATTGATCTTGGTGAGTGGGCCGCTGAGAGTCATCGTATTGCCGGAAGCCACAACGACGAAGATATTGAGCATTGGTCAGAAGGCGAACAACAATAG